In Caballeronia sp. Lep1P3, one DNA window encodes the following:
- a CDS encoding thiamine pyrophosphate-binding protein yields MSDSFPPDAPRSPQRRSMLIAAAAGGVGALSATMASASASAAQPDNRDRQPDFDVTSDATTADVIVETLMAWRVDHVFGMVGDGINPLIEALRKRRDRIRFVGVRHEEAAAFMASGWAKATGRLGVCIATTGPGAVHLMNGLYDAHFDGAPVLAITGLTFHDLLGTRFMQSVDTRALMQDVALYNMTVTGPRHALIVTDIACRSALGSRGVAHLTVSKDVQNAKIADDRPSMENHGVRTSSAWSQPAPVPSAADLAAAADVVNAGKRVAILAGQGALGARPELEQLAQRLNAPVAKALLGRAALPDDSPYSTGGIGHLGTVPSDEAMHRCDTVLIIGSTMPWIDSYPKPGTARGVQIDMKPERIGLRYPVEAGLVGDTAATLRALMPMLRPKDDAFLRDIQQSVARWNALLERVAATERTPLRPQSAIRAISDALDPDAIVCLDCGANTHFAARFLTLRSGQQLVATGMLATMAPGLPFAIAAQLANPGRQVVAIVGDGGFAMLMAEMSTAVMNGLPIKVIVLRNDRLAEVMFEQKELGNPVYGCEIGGIDYAQFAGACGADGFRCASPGELKGSIDATLRSKRAALLEVRVDPDERVTMPHELKA; encoded by the coding sequence ATGTCCGACAGCTTTCCGCCCGATGCACCGCGCTCGCCGCAGCGCCGCTCGATGCTTATCGCTGCGGCGGCCGGGGGCGTCGGCGCGCTCTCGGCAACGATGGCGTCCGCGAGCGCGTCCGCCGCGCAGCCCGATAACCGCGATCGTCAGCCCGACTTCGACGTGACGAGCGACGCGACGACAGCCGATGTCATCGTGGAAACGTTGATGGCGTGGCGCGTCGATCATGTGTTCGGCATGGTCGGCGACGGCATCAACCCGCTCATCGAGGCATTGCGAAAGCGCCGCGATCGCATTCGCTTCGTCGGCGTGCGCCACGAGGAAGCGGCGGCGTTCATGGCGTCGGGCTGGGCGAAGGCGACCGGGCGGCTCGGCGTGTGCATCGCGACGACTGGCCCCGGCGCGGTCCATCTGATGAACGGCCTTTACGACGCGCATTTCGACGGCGCGCCGGTCCTCGCCATTACCGGTCTCACGTTCCACGATCTGCTCGGCACGCGCTTCATGCAGAGCGTCGACACGCGCGCGCTGATGCAGGACGTCGCGCTCTACAACATGACGGTGACGGGCCCGCGCCACGCGCTGATCGTGACCGATATCGCGTGCCGCAGCGCGCTCGGTTCGCGCGGCGTCGCGCATCTGACCGTGTCGAAGGACGTGCAGAACGCGAAGATCGCCGACGACCGGCCATCGATGGAAAACCACGGCGTGCGCACGTCGAGCGCGTGGAGCCAGCCCGCGCCCGTGCCTTCGGCGGCGGATCTCGCCGCAGCCGCCGATGTCGTCAACGCCGGCAAGCGCGTGGCGATTCTCGCGGGACAGGGCGCGCTCGGCGCGCGGCCCGAACTGGAGCAACTGGCGCAGCGCCTCAACGCGCCCGTCGCGAAGGCGCTCCTCGGCCGCGCCGCGTTGCCCGACGATTCGCCGTATTCGACCGGCGGCATCGGCCATCTCGGCACGGTGCCGTCGGACGAGGCGATGCATCGGTGCGACACGGTGCTCATCATCGGATCGACGATGCCGTGGATCGATTCGTATCCGAAGCCGGGCACGGCGCGCGGCGTGCAGATCGACATGAAGCCGGAGCGGATCGGGCTGCGTTATCCGGTGGAAGCGGGGCTTGTCGGCGACACCGCCGCGACCCTGCGCGCGCTCATGCCGATGCTGCGCCCGAAGGACGACGCGTTCCTGCGCGACATCCAGCAGAGCGTCGCGCGATGGAACGCGCTGCTCGAGCGCGTCGCCGCGACCGAACGCACGCCGCTGCGTCCGCAAAGCGCGATACGCGCGATCAGCGACGCGCTCGATCCCGATGCCATCGTGTGTCTCGATTGCGGCGCGAACACGCATTTCGCGGCGCGTTTTCTGACGCTACGAAGCGGCCAGCAACTCGTCGCCACCGGCATGCTCGCGACGATGGCGCCGGGCTTGCCGTTCGCGATCGCGGCGCAGTTGGCGAACCCTGGGCGGCAAGTCGTCGCGATCGTGGGCGACGGCGGCTTCGCGATGCTGATGGCGGAGATGTCCACCGCGGTGATGAACGGCCTGCCGATCAAGGTGATCGTGCTGCGCAACGACCGGCTCGCGGAAGTGATGTTCGAACAGAAGGAGTTGGGCAACCCCGTTTATGGGTGCGAGATCGGCGGCATCGACTATGCGCAGTTCGCGGGCGCATGCGGCGCGGACGGCTTTCGTTGCGCGAGTCCGGGGGAATTGAAGGGGTCGATCGACGCGACGCTGCGCTCGAAGCGCGCCGCGTTGCTGGAAGTGCGGGTCGATCCCGACGAGCGTGTGACCATGCCGCATGAGTTGAAGGCTTGA
- a CDS encoding YhcG family protein, with protein MNDVILPEGDYSAALGDVLALVEQGRQAAARSVNALMTATYWRIGHRIVEFEQGGAGRAAYGQALLQRLSADLTTRVGRGFGVDNLELMRLFYQAYPAVEISESPIRNSAASASKRKSEPAIRNSPLAQLAERFPLSWTHYVHLMRRTRSDDERRFYETEALRGGWSVRQLDRQIGSQFYTRTLMSRDKRAMLEKGGLALPGDTVTPEEAIKDPYVLEFLDLKDEYSESQLEDALIHRLEDFLLELGGDFAFVGRQRRMRIGDSWYRVDLLFFHRRLRCLVIIDLKLTELNHADVGQMHMYCNYAKEHWMVPGENPPVGLILCARTNAAVAKYALDGLPNKVLAAEYHMMLPDEALLAEEVAKVRRAWEARRIATGEDEA; from the coding sequence ATGAACGACGTGATTCTCCCCGAAGGCGACTACAGCGCGGCGCTCGGCGACGTGCTCGCGCTCGTCGAGCAGGGCCGGCAGGCGGCGGCGCGCAGCGTCAATGCGCTGATGACGGCCACTTACTGGCGCATCGGGCATCGCATCGTCGAGTTCGAGCAGGGCGGCGCGGGCCGCGCGGCATACGGGCAGGCGCTGCTGCAGCGGCTTTCGGCGGATTTGACGACGCGCGTCGGCCGGGGCTTCGGCGTCGATAATCTGGAGCTGATGCGGCTCTTCTATCAGGCGTATCCGGCGGTGGAAATATCCGAATCGCCGATTCGGAATTCGGCGGCATCCGCATCGAAGCGAAAATCCGAACCGGCGATTCGGAATTCACCGCTCGCGCAACTCGCCGAGCGCTTCCCGCTTTCGTGGACACACTACGTCCACTTGATGCGACGCACACGCTCCGACGACGAACGGCGCTTCTACGAAACCGAAGCGCTGCGCGGCGGCTGGAGCGTGCGGCAACTCGACAGGCAGATCGGCAGCCAGTTCTACACGCGCACGCTGATGTCCCGCGACAAGCGCGCAATGCTGGAGAAGGGCGGGCTCGCGCTGCCCGGCGACACCGTGACGCCCGAGGAAGCGATCAAGGACCCCTACGTGCTGGAGTTCCTCGACCTCAAGGACGAATACTCGGAGAGCCAGCTCGAAGACGCGCTCATTCACCGGCTCGAAGACTTTCTGCTGGAACTGGGCGGCGACTTCGCGTTCGTCGGACGACAGCGGCGCATGCGCATCGGCGATAGCTGGTATCGCGTGGATCTGCTGTTCTTTCATCGGCGGCTGCGCTGTCTCGTCATCATCGATCTCAAGCTCACCGAACTCAATCACGCCGATGTCGGGCAGATGCACATGTACTGCAATTACGCGAAAGAGCACTGGATGGTGCCCGGCGAGAACCCGCCCGTGGGCCTGATTCTTTGCGCGCGAACCAACGCGGCGGTTGCGAAGTACGCGCTCGACGGCCTGCCCAACAAGGTCCTTGCAGCCGAGTATCACATGATGCTGCCCGATGAAGCGCTGCTCGCCGAAGAGGTCGCGAAAGTGCGCAGAGCGTGGGAAGCCAGGCGCATCGCCACGGGGGAAGATGAGGCTTAG
- a CDS encoding IlvD/Edd family dehydratase: protein MSESKNIGFARGLTNYGDRGFALYLRRSFAKSTGYSTDMLNKPIVGIASSGSGFNNCHRAMPELVEAVKRGVLAAGGLPIDFPTISLGEVFLNPTSMMFRNLMSMDVEEMLRAQPMDSVVLIGGCDKTVPAQLMGAAAADIPAVQLVVGPMMTGRHQGERLGACTDCRRFWGKFRASEITGQEIDQVEGRLATTAGTCAVMGTASTMACIAETLGMSLPGTAAIPAVHADRIRAAEASGARAVQLIAEPLRPSQIITEKSVENALRVLLAIGGSTNAIIHLTAVAGRLGIPVSLERLNAISDETPVLVDLKPTGDNYMEDFFAAGGMTAVLRELEPQLHLDALTVTGETLGERIAAEREAWVDHRIVKKASDPVEPQGGLVALFGSLAPRGAILKRSAADKSLFEQEGRAVVFSSLEDLAARIDDPDLDVNANDILVLQNAGPASGTGMPEAGYLPIPKKLAQKGVKDMLRISDARMSGTAYGTIVLHVAPEAALGGPIGLVRNGDRIRLSVRERRIDLLVDEAELQRRAKDVKPPQRIARGYQKLYQEHVLQADAGCDFDFLQGARKDSSSNGQS, encoded by the coding sequence ATGTCGGAAAGCAAGAACATCGGTTTCGCCCGAGGCCTAACGAACTACGGCGATCGCGGATTCGCCCTTTACCTGCGCCGCTCGTTCGCGAAGTCGACGGGCTACTCGACCGACATGCTCAACAAGCCCATCGTGGGCATCGCATCGAGCGGATCGGGTTTCAACAACTGTCATCGCGCCATGCCGGAACTCGTCGAAGCGGTCAAGCGCGGGGTGCTCGCAGCCGGCGGGCTGCCCATCGACTTCCCCACCATCTCGCTCGGCGAAGTGTTCCTCAATCCCACCTCGATGATGTTCCGCAATCTCATGAGCATGGACGTCGAGGAAATGCTGCGCGCGCAGCCGATGGACTCCGTCGTGCTCATCGGCGGTTGCGACAAGACCGTGCCCGCGCAATTGATGGGCGCCGCCGCCGCCGATATTCCCGCCGTGCAGCTCGTCGTCGGTCCGATGATGACCGGGCGTCACCAGGGCGAACGCCTCGGCGCATGCACCGACTGCCGTCGCTTCTGGGGCAAATTCCGCGCAAGCGAAATCACCGGGCAGGAAATCGATCAGGTCGAAGGGCGTCTCGCCACCACCGCCGGCACCTGCGCCGTCATGGGCACCGCGAGCACCATGGCCTGCATCGCCGAAACGCTCGGCATGTCGCTGCCCGGCACCGCCGCGATTCCCGCCGTGCACGCGGACCGCATCCGTGCAGCCGAAGCGAGTGGCGCGCGCGCCGTGCAGCTCATTGCAGAGCCGCTGCGCCCGAGCCAGATCATCACCGAGAAGTCGGTCGAGAACGCGCTGCGCGTGCTGCTCGCCATCGGCGGATCGACGAACGCCATCATCCATCTGACGGCGGTCGCGGGGCGCCTCGGCATTCCCGTATCGCTCGAACGCCTGAACGCCATCTCCGATGAAACGCCGGTGCTCGTCGACCTCAAGCCGACCGGCGACAACTACATGGAAGACTTCTTCGCGGCAGGCGGCATGACGGCCGTGCTGCGCGAACTGGAGCCGCAACTGCATCTCGATGCGCTCACCGTGACCGGCGAAACGCTCGGCGAGCGCATCGCCGCCGAGCGCGAGGCGTGGGTCGATCATCGCATCGTGAAGAAGGCGTCCGATCCGGTCGAGCCGCAAGGCGGACTCGTCGCGCTGTTCGGCTCGCTCGCGCCGCGCGGCGCGATCCTCAAGCGCTCCGCCGCCGACAAGTCGCTCTTCGAGCAGGAAGGCCGCGCGGTCGTGTTCAGTTCACTCGAAGACCTGGCCGCGCGCATCGACGATCCCGATCTCGACGTGAATGCAAACGACATTCTCGTGCTGCAGAACGCCGGCCCCGCGAGCGGCACCGGCATGCCCGAAGCCGGCTATCTGCCGATTCCGAAGAAGCTCGCGCAAAAAGGCGTGAAGGACATGCTGCGCATCTCCGACGCACGCATGAGCGGCACGGCCTACGGCACCATCGTGCTGCACGTCGCGCCCGAAGCCGCGCTCGGCGGCCCGATCGGGCTCGTGCGCAACGGCGACCGCATCCGCCTTTCGGTGCGCGAGCGCCGCATCGATCTGCTCGTCGACGAAGCAGAACTCCAGCGTCGCGCGAAAGACGTGAAGCCGCCCCAGCGCATCGCGCGCGGCTACCAGAAGCTCTATCAGGAACACGTTCTTCAGGCGGACGCGGGCTGCGACTTCGACTTCCTGCAAGGCGCGCGGAAGGATTCCTCATCCAACGGGCAGAGCTAG
- a CDS encoding alpha/beta hydrolase domain-containing protein has translation MLLIASSGTFFLNGCGHSDNNGPKPVSKGAGFINSFQILSSAPAFGGATPAGAAGPYEVITAVVHGELDPNNPLNAGIVNIKNAPVGADGYVAYATDVVILRPQNASSAKRVLFYDVVNRGSKIGDASFIGGGALDTGAAPSSSFPSLLRNGYTILWSGWQGDVPLNGTTALAGAGLLGASFPVATNKDGSPMTGLSREEFIPDYAGGDPTTIPLTYPPADLNDKTSVTFTARQSWLTAYGSIPGGVETYSAASVPVTSWSYVSTPNNVYEGNYSVKFSPPSTVPGPNGASVQPDAGTIYSFVYKAAAPTVDGIGFAALRDLVSFLRYETTDAQGVANPINDLKGATCVASTCATNTNFDIAIGEGISQSGRFMKDFLYQGFNADKNGKIVFDGMFPIISAARRTWTNAAFAQPGRWSKQHEDHFMPGFQFPFTYAVTTDPVSGATDGLFKQCTATNTCPKVMQLDGAFEWWGGAASLVVTDGRGNDIQLPQNVRYYLVSGTQHGGGSGVTTGNLTLPAAGSLCQLPGSPVEETPVERALIPALVAWVGHGTPPPASQYPTVASGNLVAPTQAATGFPNLSNVTVPSGPGATPTPLKLTFNGEYNQLFVTDYSNAVPVVNTAQQYTILVPKVDANGNETTGVLVPDVSAPLATYTGWNYRGSGHAIGDGCISNGAAIPFAVNAAAQAGGVDTRATLDSLYGGSKATYQAAVAAAANALVKQGYLLQDDASNIFIANSSSVSSALLPKP, from the coding sequence ATGCTATTGATTGCCAGCTCGGGTACATTTTTTCTGAACGGGTGCGGACATAGCGACAACAACGGCCCCAAGCCCGTCTCGAAGGGCGCAGGCTTCATCAACAGCTTCCAGATTCTTTCGAGCGCGCCCGCATTCGGCGGCGCGACGCCCGCGGGCGCAGCCGGGCCGTATGAGGTCATCACGGCAGTCGTGCATGGCGAACTCGATCCGAACAATCCGCTCAACGCGGGCATCGTCAACATCAAGAATGCGCCGGTCGGAGCGGACGGCTACGTCGCGTATGCCACGGATGTCGTCATCCTGCGCCCGCAGAACGCGTCGTCGGCCAAGCGCGTGTTGTTCTACGACGTAGTGAATCGCGGCAGCAAGATAGGCGATGCGTCTTTCATCGGCGGCGGCGCGCTCGACACGGGCGCCGCGCCGTCTTCGAGTTTCCCGTCGCTGCTACGCAACGGCTACACGATTCTCTGGAGCGGCTGGCAAGGCGATGTGCCGCTCAACGGAACGACCGCGCTCGCGGGCGCGGGACTGCTCGGTGCGAGCTTTCCTGTCGCGACCAACAAGGACGGCTCGCCGATGACCGGGCTCTCGCGCGAGGAATTCATTCCCGACTATGCGGGCGGCGATCCCACGACGATTCCGCTCACCTATCCGCCCGCCGATCTGAACGACAAGACCTCCGTGACGTTCACCGCGCGCCAGTCATGGCTGACCGCTTACGGGAGCATTCCCGGCGGCGTCGAGACGTATAGCGCGGCTTCGGTGCCGGTGACATCGTGGAGTTATGTCAGTACCCCGAACAACGTCTATGAAGGCAATTACTCGGTGAAGTTTTCGCCGCCCTCCACGGTGCCGGGACCGAATGGCGCGAGCGTGCAGCCGGACGCGGGCACGATCTACAGCTTCGTCTACAAGGCCGCTGCGCCGACCGTGGATGGCATCGGCTTTGCGGCGTTGCGCGATCTGGTGTCCTTCCTGCGCTATGAAACGACGGATGCGCAAGGCGTCGCGAATCCGATCAACGATCTGAAGGGCGCGACATGCGTCGCCTCGACATGCGCGACGAATACGAACTTCGACATCGCGATAGGCGAAGGCATATCGCAGTCGGGGCGCTTCATGAAGGACTTTCTGTATCAGGGCTTCAATGCGGACAAGAACGGCAAGATCGTCTTCGACGGCATGTTCCCGATCATTTCCGCCGCGCGCCGCACATGGACCAACGCGGCCTTCGCGCAGCCGGGGCGCTGGTCGAAACAGCATGAGGATCACTTCATGCCGGGCTTCCAGTTCCCGTTCACCTACGCGGTGACGACCGATCCCGTCAGCGGCGCGACGGACGGCCTCTTCAAGCAATGCACCGCGACCAACACCTGTCCGAAGGTCATGCAGCTCGACGGCGCATTCGAATGGTGGGGCGGCGCGGCATCGCTCGTCGTGACGGATGGCCGTGGCAACGACATCCAATTGCCGCAAAACGTGCGTTACTACCTCGTGTCGGGCACGCAGCACGGCGGCGGCAGCGGCGTCACGACAGGCAATTTGACGTTGCCCGCCGCCGGGAGCCTGTGCCAGTTGCCGGGGTCGCCCGTGGAAGAGACGCCCGTGGAACGCGCGCTGATACCCGCGCTCGTCGCGTGGGTCGGGCACGGCACGCCGCCGCCCGCATCGCAGTATCCGACCGTGGCATCGGGCAATCTCGTTGCACCGACGCAGGCCGCGACGGGCTTTCCGAACCTGAGCAACGTCACGGTCCCGAGCGGTCCCGGTGCCACGCCCACGCCGCTCAAGCTCACGTTCAATGGCGAGTACAACCAGCTCTTCGTGACGGACTACAGCAACGCGGTGCCGGTCGTGAACACGGCGCAGCAGTACACCATTCTCGTGCCGAAGGTCGATGCCAACGGCAACGAGACGACCGGCGTGCTCGTGCCCGATGTCAGCGCGCCGCTTGCGACCTACACCGGGTGGAATTATCGCGGCTCGGGCCATGCCATCGGCGATGGCTGCATCTCGAACGGCGCGGCCATTCCGTTCGCGGTGAATGCGGCGGCGCAGGCGGGCGGCGTCGATACGCGCGCCACGCTCGACTCGCTCTATGGCGGCAGCAAGGCGACCTATCAGGCGGCGGTGGCGGCGGCAGCGAATGCGCTCGTGAAGCAGGGCTATCTGCTGCAGGACGACGCGAGCAACATCTTCATCGCGAACTCGTCGAGCGTGTCATCGGCGCTCTTGCCTAAGCCCTGA
- a CDS encoding GntR family transcriptional regulator: protein MPNKLTRADQLRESIEEDIATGTLLPGAPLDEAELTARFRVSRTPVREALLQLAAAGMVEMRPRHGAVVAKISLDRLVEMFEVMAELEAMCGRLAARRMRPEQVEALRAAHLACRDAHDAGDTDGYYHLNERFHCLIYAGSHNGYLHDQAKALHKLLRPYRRLQLRVKGRMNESFDEHEAVVDALARGDGEAAAAALRGHIVVQGERFGDLIAALAQASA, encoded by the coding sequence ATGCCGAACAAGCTCACTCGCGCGGACCAGCTTCGAGAGTCCATAGAAGAAGACATCGCAACCGGCACGCTCCTGCCCGGCGCGCCGCTCGACGAAGCCGAACTCACCGCGCGCTTTCGGGTGTCGCGAACGCCGGTGCGCGAGGCGCTCCTGCAACTGGCGGCGGCGGGCATGGTGGAGATGCGTCCGCGGCACGGTGCGGTGGTCGCGAAGATCAGCCTCGATCGCCTCGTCGAGATGTTCGAGGTCATGGCCGAACTCGAAGCCATGTGCGGACGCCTCGCGGCAAGGCGCATGCGTCCCGAGCAAGTCGAAGCGTTGCGTGCCGCGCATCTCGCTTGCCGCGACGCGCACGATGCCGGCGACACCGACGGGTATTACCATCTGAACGAACGCTTTCACTGCCTCATCTATGCGGGCAGTCACAACGGCTATCTGCACGATCAGGCGAAGGCACTGCACAAGCTGCTGCGTCCGTATCGCCGGTTGCAGTTGCGCGTGAAAGGCCGCATGAACGAATCGTTCGACGAACACGAAGCCGTCGTCGATGCCCTCGCTCGCGGCGACGGCGAAGCGGCGGCCGCTGCGTTGCGCGGGCATATCGTGGTGCAGGGCGAACGCTTCGGCGACCTTATCGCGGCGCTCGCGCAGGCGAGCGCCTAG
- a CDS encoding nuclear transport factor 2 family protein: protein MNKDDVLQLFSKLKDDTDAFFARVADDVDWTVMGTHPLAGRYRSKQAFLDHTFARLAKALPEGAQLTVTGALVDGDTAAVELRSDVRAANGMHFDNRYCWVCRFANGYIVEVRAYLDSAMVAELLRENPA from the coding sequence GTGAACAAGGACGACGTGTTGCAGTTGTTCAGCAAGCTCAAGGACGACACCGACGCGTTCTTCGCGCGCGTGGCCGACGATGTCGACTGGACGGTGATGGGCACGCATCCCCTCGCTGGACGATACCGCAGCAAGCAGGCGTTCCTCGACCATACGTTCGCGAGGCTCGCGAAGGCACTGCCCGAAGGCGCGCAGCTTACCGTGACCGGCGCGCTCGTCGATGGCGATACCGCCGCTGTCGAACTTCGGTCCGATGTTCGCGCGGCCAACGGCATGCACTTCGACAATCGCTATTGCTGGGTGTGCCGCTTCGCGAACGGCTATATCGTCGAAGTGCGGGCGTATCTCGACAGCGCGATGGTGGCCGAATTGCTGCGCGAAAATCCCGCGTGA
- a CDS encoding SDR family NAD(P)-dependent oxidoreductase codes for MKLQGKKALITGSDSGIGQAIAARFAEEGADVAVIYHTDRAGAEKTAEIIASSGRRAIVLQGDVGDPASVKRIFGEVIAQLGGLDILVNDAGVGAGGTEVADIEDEQLETVIRTDLFGPLYCCREFVKLRRQAGGGGRIVNISSVAQHLPTPESAPYGMAKAALGSLTRSLSREVAEDRINVNNIAPGLIQTPMTQKRLDDPDAREKSMSVIPWHRPGQPEEIARVALFLASDDGDYVTGQTWTIDGGLSMQWGGA; via the coding sequence ATGAAACTGCAAGGCAAGAAGGCGCTCATCACCGGAAGCGACTCGGGCATCGGCCAGGCAATCGCGGCACGCTTCGCCGAAGAAGGTGCCGATGTCGCGGTCATCTATCACACGGACCGCGCAGGCGCGGAGAAGACGGCAGAAATAATTGCATCGTCCGGCAGGCGCGCAATCGTATTGCAAGGCGATGTCGGCGACCCCGCTTCGGTCAAGCGCATCTTCGGTGAAGTGATCGCGCAGCTCGGCGGACTCGACATCCTCGTCAACGATGCGGGCGTCGGCGCGGGCGGCACAGAAGTCGCGGACATCGAGGACGAGCAGCTCGAAACGGTCATCAGGACCGACCTCTTCGGTCCGCTTTACTGCTGCCGCGAATTCGTGAAGCTGCGGCGTCAGGCGGGCGGCGGCGGGCGCATCGTCAACATCTCGTCGGTGGCGCAGCATCTTCCGACGCCGGAGAGCGCACCGTATGGCATGGCGAAAGCGGCGCTCGGCTCGCTTACGCGCAGCCTCTCGCGTGAAGTGGCCGAGGACAGAATCAACGTGAACAACATCGCGCCCGGTCTCATCCAGACGCCGATGACGCAGAAGCGCCTCGACGATCCCGACGCGCGCGAGAAGTCGATGTCGGTCATTCCGTGGCATCGGCCGGGACAGCCGGAAGAGATCGCGCGCGTGGCGCTCTTTCTCGCGTCGGACGATGGCGACTATGTGACCGGCCAGACATGGACGATCGACGGCGGGCTTTCGATGCAATGGGGCGGCGCGTGA
- a CDS encoding DUF2231 domain-containing protein, protein MTPIRPRYRSRLATSLFDWLNPIPYGLFVGTLIFDILYANTAVILWAKGAAWLVTVGLLFAIIPRFVNLGHVWFGPRGTVTRAERTDFWLNLVGIVAAIVNAFVHTRDAYAMVPLNVILSVVTVALLSLAQITLALDKFNRFASQEAVRE, encoded by the coding sequence ATGACTCCGATCCGTCCGCGATACCGGTCGCGACTCGCCACCTCGCTTTTCGACTGGCTCAATCCAATCCCGTATGGCCTTTTCGTCGGCACCCTGATTTTCGACATCCTCTATGCCAACACCGCAGTCATCTTGTGGGCGAAGGGCGCCGCATGGCTCGTCACCGTGGGGCTTCTCTTCGCGATCATTCCGCGCTTCGTCAATCTCGGGCACGTTTGGTTCGGCCCGCGCGGGACGGTCACGCGCGCGGAACGCACGGACTTCTGGCTGAACCTCGTGGGCATCGTCGCCGCCATCGTCAACGCGTTCGTCCATACGCGCGACGCCTACGCGATGGTCCCGCTCAACGTGATCCTCTCCGTCGTCACCGTGGCGCTCTTGAGCCTCGCGCAGATCACGCTCGCGCTCGACAAGTTCAACCGCTTCGCATCGCAGGAGGCCGTCCGTGAATAG
- a CDS encoding sorbosone dehydrogenase family protein yields MLTSVISMAVAACISGCHHEQASYDAQHQAGANPPLPSPRSFFTPPMQVPKHVGWKSGETPKVADGLKIEGIASGLAHPRQVYALPNGDILVAESSSPQEEPVTTPKQLVAGLVQSRSGKEAKGGNRITLLRRRADGSGEWEKHVFIDHLHSPFGMQLIGNTLYVADTDAILEFPYTAGATSIAGPGVELADLPSTINHHWTKALLASPDGKKLYVGVGSNSNVGENGLEVEYRRAAVLEVDVATGASRVFADGIRNPTGLQWEPKTGKLWTVANERDEIGADLVPDYLTSVQEHGFYGWPYSYYGQHVDERVHQQRPDLVAKALKPDYAIGSHVAPLGLMFYTGENLPAQYRGGAFIGEHGSWDRSPLAGYAVVYVAFENGKPVGAPKPVVTGFVSDDEKQLRGAPVGLAQDRDGALIIADDAGNAVWRVTKAGS; encoded by the coding sequence ATGTTGACCAGCGTCATTTCGATGGCGGTCGCCGCGTGCATCAGCGGTTGCCACCACGAGCAGGCGTCCTACGACGCCCAGCATCAGGCGGGCGCGAATCCGCCGCTGCCGAGCCCGCGCAGCTTCTTCACGCCGCCGATGCAGGTGCCGAAGCACGTCGGCTGGAAGAGCGGCGAGACACCGAAGGTCGCCGACGGGCTGAAGATCGAAGGGATCGCGTCGGGGCTCGCGCATCCGCGTCAGGTCTACGCGCTGCCCAACGGCGACATCCTCGTGGCGGAATCCAGCAGCCCGCAGGAGGAGCCGGTAACGACGCCGAAGCAACTCGTCGCGGGCTTGGTGCAAAGCCGCTCGGGGAAGGAAGCGAAAGGCGGCAACCGCATCACGCTCTTGCGGCGGCGCGCGGACGGCAGCGGCGAGTGGGAGAAGCATGTGTTCATCGACCATCTGCATTCGCCGTTCGGCATGCAGCTGATCGGCAACACGCTCTATGTCGCCGATACGGACGCGATCCTTGAATTCCCCTATACGGCGGGCGCGACGAGCATCGCTGGGCCGGGCGTCGAACTCGCCGATCTGCCGAGCACGATCAACCATCACTGGACGAAGGCGCTGCTCGCCAGCCCCGACGGAAAGAAGCTGTACGTCGGCGTCGGCTCGAACAGCAACGTCGGCGAGAACGGTCTCGAAGTGGAATACCGGCGCGCGGCCGTGCTCGAAGTCGACGTCGCGACGGGCGCGAGCCGCGTCTTCGCCGACGGCATTCGCAATCCGACGGGCCTGCAATGGGAACCGAAGACGGGCAAGCTCTGGACGGTTGCGAACGAACGCGACGAGATCGGCGCCGATCTCGTTCCCGACTATCTGACCTCGGTTCAGGAACATGGCTTCTACGGCTGGCCGTATAGCTATTACGGACAGCATGTCGATGAACGCGTGCATCAGCAGCGGCCCGATCTCGTCGCGAAGGCGCTGAAGCCCGACTACGCGATCGGCTCGCACGTCGCGCCGCTCGGCCTCATGTTCTACACGGGCGAGAACCTGCCGGCGCAGTATCGCGGCGGCGCGTTCATCGGCGAGCATGGCAGTTGGGACCGCTCGCCGCTCGCGGGCTACGCGGTCGTTTATGTCGCGTTCGAGAACGGCAAGCCGGTCGGCGCGCCCAAGCCTGTCGTCACCGGGTTCGTTTCCGACGACGAAAAGCAGTTGCGCGGCGCGCCCGTCGGACTCGCGCAAGATCGCGACGGCGCGCTCATCATCGCCGACGATGCCGGCAACGCAGTCTGGCGCGTGACCAAAGCCGGCAGTTGA